In Shinella sp. XGS7, a single genomic region encodes these proteins:
- a CDS encoding enoyl-CoA hydratase/isomerase family protein gives MSSAALIPALQSDGQILAEVNGCLGLITLNRANALNALSLAMIRDITALLKHWAASPAIQAVVVLGAGREGKPAAFCAGGDIRFFHQSATAGTPEAAAALEAFFTEEYALNHLIHHYPKPYVALMDGVVMGGGMGISQGSKLRVLTEHSKLAMPETNIGLFPDVGGGWFLGQCPGHAGEWLALTGQPIGAGDAIALGLGDVFVKSSELPAIVEAFRHGEQPSAEHVVAEVMERADLAPAPDYLDLRARIDQHFSQPGVAEIMASLAAADDAWARETLAALKKRSPLMMAVTLEQVRRARRLSLAQDLRMERDLVHRCFTLRPGAASETVEGIRALAVDKDHAPRWNPARIEDVTPAMVQAFFESPWRAEQHPLRDLA, from the coding sequence ATGAGTTCCGCCGCCCTGATTCCCGCCCTGCAGTCCGACGGCCAGATCCTGGCCGAGGTCAATGGCTGCCTGGGCCTGATCACCCTGAATCGCGCCAACGCGCTCAATGCCCTGTCGCTGGCCATGATCCGCGACATCACGGCCCTGCTCAAGCACTGGGCCGCCAGCCCGGCCATCCAGGCCGTGGTGGTGCTGGGCGCCGGCCGCGAGGGCAAGCCGGCCGCCTTCTGCGCCGGTGGCGACATCCGCTTCTTCCACCAGAGCGCCACGGCCGGCACCCCCGAGGCCGCGGCCGCGCTGGAAGCCTTCTTCACCGAGGAATACGCGCTCAACCACCTGATTCACCACTATCCCAAGCCCTATGTGGCCCTGATGGATGGCGTGGTGATGGGCGGCGGCATGGGCATCAGCCAGGGCTCCAAGCTGCGCGTGCTCACCGAGCACAGCAAGCTGGCCATGCCCGAAACCAATATCGGCCTCTTCCCCGACGTAGGCGGCGGCTGGTTCCTGGGCCAGTGCCCCGGCCATGCCGGCGAATGGCTGGCCCTGACCGGCCAGCCCATCGGCGCGGGCGATGCCATCGCCCTGGGCCTGGGGGATGTCTTCGTCAAGAGCAGCGAGTTGCCGGCCATCGTCGAGGCCTTCCGCCATGGTGAGCAGCCCAGCGCCGAGCATGTGGTGGCCGAGGTGATGGAGCGCGCCGACCTGGCCCCCGCTCCCGACTACCTGGACCTGCGCGCCCGCATCGACCAGCATTTCTCCCAGCCCGGCGTGGCCGAGATCATGGCCTCGCTGGCCGCGGCCGATGACGCCTGGGCCCGCGAGACCCTGGCCGCGCTGAAGAAGCGCTCGCCCCTGATGATGGCGGTGACCCTGGAGCAGGTGCGGCGCGCCCGCCGGCTCAGCCTGGCCCAAGACCTGCGCATGGAGCGCGATCTGGTGCACCGCTGTTTCACGCTGCGCCCCGGCGCTGCCTCCGAGACGGTGGAAGGCATCCGTGCCCTGGCCGTTGACAAGGACCACGCGCCGCGCTGGAACCCGGCTCGCATCGAGGACGTGACGCCCGCCATGGTGCAGGCCTTCTTCGAGAGCCCCTGGCGCGCCGAGCAGCATCCGCTGCGCGATCTGGCCTGA
- a CDS encoding DMT family transporter, producing the protein MKHSRAVLLMIAVTLLWSTAGVVSRHLEAARSFEITFWRSGFNALALALALAWMRGPALWGQLRAAGRPVWISGLCWATMFTAFMLALTQTSVANVLVTMSLGPLLTALFARLFLHHRLPARTWGAIALGSAGIAWMFGHEMRGGGQALAGMAIAFAVPLVAATNWTLLQHSHRRGAAEEGAAAPDMLLAVLLGALISCALTLPLAWPLQAGWHDLGLLAGLGVFQLALPCLIVVQLSRVLPAPEIALLGLLEVIFGVLWAWLGAGEAPSSAALAGGAMVLAALVGNEILGLRAGR; encoded by the coding sequence ATGAAGCACAGTCGCGCGGTTCTCCTGATGATTGCGGTCACCCTGCTGTGGAGCACGGCCGGCGTGGTCTCGCGCCACCTGGAGGCGGCGCGCAGCTTCGAGATCACCTTCTGGCGCAGCGGCTTCAACGCCCTGGCGCTGGCGCTGGCCCTGGCCTGGATGCGCGGCCCGGCCCTGTGGGGGCAGTTGCGCGCGGCGGGGCGGCCGGTCTGGATCTCGGGCCTGTGCTGGGCCACCATGTTCACGGCCTTCATGCTGGCCCTGACCCAGACCTCGGTGGCCAATGTGCTGGTCACCATGTCCCTGGGCCCGCTGCTCACGGCCCTGTTTGCGCGGCTTTTCCTGCATCACCGCCTGCCGGCACGCACCTGGGGCGCGATTGCGCTGGGCAGCGCCGGCATCGCCTGGATGTTCGGCCACGAGATGCGCGGTGGCGGCCAGGCCCTGGCCGGCATGGCCATCGCCTTTGCCGTGCCCCTGGTCGCGGCCACCAACTGGACCTTGCTGCAGCACAGCCACCGCCGCGGCGCGGCGGAGGAGGGCGCTGCGGCGCCCGACATGCTGCTGGCCGTGCTGCTGGGCGCGCTGATCTCCTGCGCGCTCACCCTGCCGCTGGCTTGGCCGCTGCAGGCCGGCTGGCACGATCTGGGCCTGCTGGCCGGCCTGGGCGTGTTCCAGCTGGCCTTGCCCTGCCTGATCGTGGTGCAACTCAGCCGCGTGCTGCCGGCGCCGGAGATCGCCCTGCTGGGTCTGCTGGAGGTGATCTTCGGGGTACTCTGGGCCTGGCTGGGTGCGGGGGAAGCCCCGTCTTCCGCCGCCCTGGCCGGAGGTGCTATGGTGCTGGCCGCCCTGGTGGGCAACGAGATCCTCGGCCTGCGGGCCGGTCGGTAA
- the typA gene encoding translational GTPase TypA: protein MSKQIRNIAIIAHVDHGKTTLVDELLKQSGSFRENQRVAERVMDSNDIEKERGITILAKATSVEWKGVRINIVDTPGHADFGGEVERILSMVDGAIVLVDSSEGPMPQTKFVVGKALKVGLKPIVAINKIDRPDGRHEEVLNEVFDLFANLDATDEQLDFPILYGSGRNGWTSLEEGAPGEQWGPDMSALFNTILKHVPSQKGDPAAPLQLQISALDFSTFVGRIGVGRISQGTIKPGMQVSVVEGPGGKSVNGRINQVLTFQGLDRMQTTQAGPGDIVLINGIEDIGIGVTVTDPTNPQPLPMLKVDEPTLTMNFCVNTSPLAGREGKFVTSRQIWDRLQKELQHNVALRVKETDEDGIFEVCGRGELHLTILLENMRREGYELAVSKPRVMFQDIDGVKCEPMELVTADVEEEHQGGVMQALGLRKGEMLNMEPDGHGRVRLEYRIPARGLIGFSNEFMNLTRGSGLISSIFHDYQPYKGEIGGRVNGVLLSMDDGEIFTYALGKLDDRGRMFVKPNDPVYEGMIVGIHSRDNDLVVNATRTKQLTNFRVSGKEDAIKITPPIELTLEYGVDFIDDDELVEITPKSVRLRKRHLSENERKRAARGG from the coding sequence ATGAGTAAGCAGATTCGCAATATCGCGATCATCGCGCACGTCGACCATGGCAAGACCACGCTCGTCGACGAGCTTCTGAAGCAGTCCGGCTCGTTCCGTGAAAACCAGCGCGTCGCCGAACGCGTCATGGACTCGAACGACATCGAAAAAGAGCGCGGCATCACCATTCTCGCCAAGGCCACCTCGGTCGAATGGAAGGGCGTTCGCATCAACATCGTCGACACGCCCGGCCACGCCGACTTCGGCGGCGAAGTGGAGCGTATCCTCTCGATGGTGGACGGCGCGATCGTTCTCGTCGACAGCTCGGAAGGCCCGATGCCGCAGACCAAGTTCGTGGTCGGCAAGGCTCTCAAGGTCGGCCTGAAGCCCATCGTCGCCATCAACAAGATCGACCGTCCGGACGGCCGTCACGAGGAAGTGCTGAACGAGGTCTTCGACCTGTTCGCCAATCTCGACGCCACCGACGAGCAGCTCGACTTCCCGATCCTCTACGGTTCGGGCCGCAACGGCTGGACCTCGCTGGAAGAGGGGGCGCCGGGCGAGCAGTGGGGCCCCGACATGTCGGCCCTGTTCAACACCATCCTGAAGCATGTGCCCTCGCAAAAGGGTGACCCTGCCGCCCCGCTGCAGCTGCAGATCTCGGCGCTGGACTTCTCCACCTTCGTGGGTCGCATCGGCGTGGGCCGCATCAGCCAGGGCACCATCAAGCCCGGCATGCAGGTCTCCGTGGTGGAAGGCCCCGGCGGCAAGAGCGTCAACGGCCGCATCAACCAGGTGCTGACCTTCCAGGGTCTGGACCGCATGCAGACCACGCAGGCCGGCCCCGGCGACATCGTGCTGATCAACGGCATCGAGGACATCGGCATCGGCGTGACCGTGACCGACCCGACCAATCCCCAGCCCCTGCCCATGCTCAAGGTGGACGAGCCCACCCTGACCATGAACTTCTGCGTCAACACCAGCCCCCTGGCCGGTCGCGAAGGCAAGTTCGTCACCAGCCGCCAGATCTGGGACCGCCTGCAAAAGGAGCTGCAGCACAACGTGGCCCTGCGCGTGAAGGAGACCGATGAAGACGGCATCTTCGAGGTCTGCGGCCGTGGTGAACTGCACCTGACCATCCTGCTGGAAAACATGCGCCGCGAGGGCTACGAGCTGGCCGTCTCCAAGCCGCGCGTGATGTTCCAGGACATCGACGGCGTCAAGTGCGAGCCCATGGAACTGGTCACCGCCGACGTGGAAGAAGAGCACCAGGGCGGCGTGATGCAGGCCCTGGGTCTGCGCAAGGGCGAGATGCTGAACATGGAGCCGGACGGCCATGGCCGCGTGCGCCTGGAATACCGCATCCCGGCCCGTGGCCTGATCGGCTTCTCCAACGAGTTCATGAACCTGACCCGCGGTTCGGGCCTGATCTCCTCCATCTTCCACGACTACCAGCCCTACAAGGGCGAGATCGGCGGCCGCGTCAACGGCGTGCTGCTCTCCATGGACGATGGTGAGATCTTCACCTACGCCCTGGGCAAGCTGGACGACCGCGGCCGCATGTTCGTCAAGCCGAACGATCCGGTGTACGAGGGCATGATCGTGGGCATCCACAGCCGCGACAACGATCTGGTCGTCAACGCCACCCGCACCAAGCAGCTGACCAACTTCCGCGTCAGCGGCAAGGAAGACGCGATCAAGATCACGCCGCCTATCGAGCTGACGCTCGAGTACGGTGTGGACTTCATCGACGACGACGAGCTGGTCGAGATCACGCCCAAGAGCGTGCGCCTGCGCAAGCGCCACCTGTCGGAAAACGAGCGCAAGCGCGCGGCCCGCGGCGGCTGA
- the truB gene encoding tRNA pseudouridine(55) synthase TruB, translating to MHATPATPVTAEARPPRQRIQRRPVHGVLLLDKPLGLSSNDALQKVKWLLRAEKAGHTGTLDPLATGLLPLCFGAATKFSQVSLDADKAYEATLRLGQTSSTGDAEGQILRERPVALTREQIEAACAALTGEIDQVPPMHSALKHEGKALYEYARQGVEIERPARRITIHAIDILDWQHEALKIAVRCSKGTYIRTLAEDLGELLGCGAHLSALRRTASGPVQLRDAISLDALAAMSETERESMLRPPDCLLEEWPSLRLDADDTAKFLNGMRRRVSAADAPHVRVYGPQARALLGSASIEAGELIPGRLLSPQEVQSLLSA from the coding sequence ATGCACGCCACGCCCGCCACCCCTGTTACCGCCGAGGCCCGCCCGCCGCGTCAGCGCATCCAGCGCCGGCCGGTGCATGGCGTGCTGCTGCTGGACAAGCCCCTGGGCCTGTCCAGCAACGACGCGTTGCAGAAGGTGAAGTGGCTGCTGCGCGCCGAGAAGGCCGGCCACACCGGCACGCTGGACCCCCTGGCCACCGGCCTCTTGCCCCTGTGCTTCGGTGCGGCCACCAAGTTCAGCCAGGTCAGCCTGGATGCCGACAAGGCCTACGAGGCCACCCTGCGCCTGGGTCAGACCAGCAGCACGGGCGACGCCGAAGGGCAGATCCTGCGCGAGCGCCCGGTGGCGCTGACGCGCGAGCAGATCGAGGCCGCCTGCGCTGCCCTCACCGGTGAGATCGATCAGGTGCCGCCCATGCACTCGGCGCTCAAGCACGAGGGCAAGGCGCTGTACGAATATGCCCGCCAGGGCGTGGAAATCGAGCGCCCCGCGCGCCGCATCACGATTCACGCGATCGACATCCTGGACTGGCAGCATGAGGCGCTGAAGATTGCCGTGCGCTGCAGCAAGGGCACGTACATCCGCACCCTGGCCGAAGATCTGGGTGAGCTGCTGGGTTGCGGCGCTCATCTGTCGGCGCTGCGTCGCACCGCCAGCGGCCCCGTGCAATTGCGCGATGCGATCAGCCTGGATGCCCTGGCCGCCATGAGCGAGACGGAGCGCGAATCCATGCTGCGCCCCCCGGACTGCCTGCTGGAGGAATGGCCGTCGCTGCGTCTGGACGCGGACGACACCGCCAAGTTCCTCAACGGCATGCGGCGCCGCGTTTCAGCCGCCGACGCGCCGCATGTGCGGGTCTACGGACCCCAAGCCCGGGCCCTGCTGGGCAGCGCGTCGATTGAAGCCGGTGAACTGATTCCCGGCCGCCTGCTCAGCCCGCAGGAAGTGCAGTCCCTGCTGAGCGCCTGA
- the rbfA gene encoding 30S ribosome-binding factor RbfA encodes MRHKRAIPNRGFRVADQIQRDLAELIRELKDPRIGMATISAVEVTPDYAHAKVYFSVLVGSPQETEEALNEAAGFLRNGLFKRLAIHTVPTLHFHFDRTTERAAEMNALISKANANRAADEASDEGRED; translated from the coding sequence ATGCGTCATAAGAGAGCAATTCCCAACCGCGGTTTCCGCGTGGCCGACCAGATCCAGCGCGATCTGGCCGAGCTGATCCGCGAGCTCAAGGATCCGCGCATCGGCATGGCCACCATCAGCGCGGTCGAGGTCACGCCCGACTATGCGCATGCCAAGGTCTATTTCTCGGTGCTGGTCGGTTCGCCCCAGGAAACCGAGGAGGCCCTGAACGAGGCCGCCGGTTTCCTGCGCAACGGCCTGTTCAAGCGTCTGGCCATCCACACCGTGCCGACCCTGCATTTCCACTTCGACCGCACCACCGAGCGTGCCGCCGAGATGAATGCCCTGATCAGCAAGGCCAACGCCAACCGCGCGGCCGACGAGGCTTCTGACGAAGGCCGCGAGGACTGA
- the infB gene encoding translation initiation factor IF-2 — MAVTTVAQFAAELQRPASTLLEQLQAAGVKKASADDALNEADKERLLDYLRTAHGTAGAAERKKITLKRTSTSEIKQADSTGKTRTVQVQVKKTRTFVKRDDSGLDDAAAQAAEEAELQRREEEAQAQAEALRKQEEELAARVREREAAEAAAKAAEEQRRQERLAAEARAAEEAAAAKVAAEAAAREAAREAAAALNKAAARPAPAAPAPAPTPAPAPAPVAAAAPAPAPAPAPVEAPKPALRVVKAVDVSAEEKQKQADLERRRKAAEAEAAAIRAMMNAPKKVLVAKKPEEAKPAATPAIQGTIHKKPGTGAAAAPAGNAAAKPGDKKSVKSEKLSSSWADDAAKKRGLKTIGAGAPAGRGQPGWRAPKGGAGRRGDRGDRNGAASNFVAPTEPVIQEVHVPETISVADLAHKMSIKASELIKQLMKLGQMVTINQQLDQETAMILVEEMGHKAFPAKLDDPDAFLEEEGGAEQQHESLPRAPIVTIMGHVDHGKTSLLDAIRHANVVAGEAGGITQHIGAYQVEQNGHKITFIDTPGHAAFTAMRARGAQATDIAILVVAADDSVMPQTIESINHAKAAGVPIIVAINKIDKPDANLERVKSELVAEEVVPEEFGGDSPFVGVSSKTGQGIDELLEQVLLQAEVLELTAPKDSMAKGLVIEAKLDKGRGPVATVLVQTGTLKRGDVVLAGSTFGRVRAMLDEDGKPCTEAGPSIPVEIQGLTEVPQAGDEFMVLADERRAREVATFRQGKYRDVKLAKQQAAKLENMFENMGAGDVQTLPLIIKADVQGSQEALAASLLKLSTDEVKVQIVHAAVGGISESDVNLAIASKAIVIGFNTRADAGARKLAEHNGVDLRYYNIIYDAVDEVKAAMGGMLAPEQREEALGTAEIRVVFVASKIGTVAGSMVTSGLVRRNAKFRLLRDNIVIYTGEVESVRREKDDVKEVKEGFECGIKLKNYSDIKEGDQLEFFEIKEVARTL; from the coding sequence ATGGCTGTGACCACCGTCGCCCAGTTCGCTGCAGAGCTACAAAGGCCTGCAAGCACGCTGCTTGAGCAGCTGCAAGCTGCGGGCGTCAAGAAGGCGTCTGCTGATGACGCCCTGAACGAAGCCGACAAGGAACGTCTGCTGGACTACCTGCGCACCGCGCATGGCACCGCAGGCGCTGCCGAGCGCAAGAAGATCACCCTCAAGCGCACCTCTACCAGCGAAATCAAGCAGGCCGACTCCACCGGCAAGACCCGCACCGTGCAGGTCCAGGTGAAGAAGACCCGCACCTTCGTCAAGCGCGATGACAGCGGCCTCGATGACGCGGCCGCCCAGGCTGCCGAGGAAGCAGAACTGCAGCGCCGCGAAGAGGAAGCTCAGGCTCAGGCCGAGGCCCTGCGCAAGCAGGAGGAAGAGCTGGCCGCCCGCGTCCGCGAGCGTGAAGCCGCCGAAGCCGCCGCCAAGGCCGCCGAGGAGCAGCGTCGCCAGGAGCGCCTGGCCGCCGAGGCCCGCGCTGCCGAAGAGGCTGCCGCCGCCAAGGTGGCGGCCGAAGCCGCTGCCCGCGAGGCCGCGCGTGAGGCTGCCGCCGCCCTGAACAAGGCCGCGGCCCGCCCTGCACCGGCTGCACCGGCCCCCGCGCCGACCCCGGCTCCGGCCCCGGCCCCTGTGGCTGCTGCCGCACCGGCCCCTGCGCCCGCACCCGCACCGGTTGAAGCGCCCAAGCCCGCCCTGCGCGTGGTCAAGGCCGTGGACGTCAGCGCCGAGGAAAAGCAGAAGCAGGCCGATCTGGAGCGTCGCCGCAAGGCCGCCGAGGCCGAGGCCGCCGCCATCCGCGCGATGATGAACGCGCCCAAGAAGGTGCTGGTGGCCAAGAAGCCCGAGGAGGCCAAGCCGGCAGCCACGCCGGCCATCCAGGGCACCATCCACAAGAAGCCGGGCACCGGCGCGGCTGCCGCTCCGGCGGGCAATGCCGCCGCCAAGCCGGGCGACAAGAAGTCGGTCAAGTCCGAGAAGCTGTCTTCCAGCTGGGCCGATGACGCCGCCAAGAAGCGTGGCCTCAAGACCATCGGCGCCGGTGCGCCGGCCGGTCGCGGCCAGCCGGGCTGGCGCGCGCCCAAGGGTGGCGCGGGCCGCCGCGGTGACCGCGGTGATCGCAACGGTGCAGCCTCCAACTTCGTGGCCCCGACCGAACCGGTGATCCAGGAAGTCCATGTGCCCGAGACCATCTCGGTCGCGGACCTGGCGCACAAGATGTCGATCAAGGCTTCCGAGCTGATCAAGCAGCTGATGAAGCTGGGCCAGATGGTCACCATCAACCAGCAGCTGGACCAGGAAACGGCCATGATCCTCGTTGAGGAAATGGGCCACAAGGCCTTCCCGGCCAAGCTGGACGATCCGGACGCCTTCCTCGAGGAAGAGGGTGGCGCCGAGCAGCAGCACGAGTCGCTGCCGCGCGCTCCGATCGTGACCATCATGGGCCACGTCGACCACGGCAAGACCTCGCTGCTCGACGCCATCCGTCATGCAAACGTGGTCGCTGGCGAAGCCGGCGGCATCACGCAGCATATCGGCGCCTATCAGGTCGAGCAGAACGGCCACAAGATCACCTTCATCGACACCCCCGGCCACGCCGCGTTCACCGCCATGCGTGCCCGTGGTGCGCAGGCGACGGACATCGCGATCCTCGTGGTCGCCGCCGACGACAGCGTGATGCCGCAGACGATCGAGTCCATCAACCACGCCAAGGCGGCGGGTGTTCCGATCATCGTGGCGATCAACAAGATCGACAAGCCCGATGCCAATCTGGAGCGCGTGAAGAGCGAGCTGGTGGCCGAGGAAGTCGTGCCGGAAGAATTCGGTGGCGATTCGCCCTTCGTGGGCGTGTCCTCCAAGACCGGCCAGGGCATCGACGAACTGCTGGAGCAGGTGCTGCTGCAGGCCGAGGTGCTGGAACTGACGGCGCCCAAGGATTCCATGGCCAAGGGCCTGGTCATCGAAGCCAAGCTGGACAAGGGCCGCGGCCCCGTGGCCACGGTGCTGGTGCAGACCGGTACCCTCAAGCGCGGCGACGTGGTGCTGGCCGGTTCGACCTTCGGCCGCGTGCGCGCCATGCTGGACGAAGACGGCAAGCCCTGTACCGAGGCCGGCCCCTCCATCCCGGTGGAGATCCAGGGTCTGACCGAGGTGCCGCAGGCTGGCGACGAGTTCATGGTGCTGGCCGACGAGCGCCGCGCCCGTGAAGTCGCCACCTTCCGTCAAGGCAAGTACCGTGACGTCAAGCTGGCCAAGCAGCAGGCCGCCAAGCTGGAGAACATGTTCGAGAACATGGGTGCCGGCGATGTGCAGACCCTGCCGCTGATCATCAAGGCCGACGTGCAAGGCTCGCAGGAAGCCCTGGCGGCCTCGCTGCTCAAGCTCTCGACCGACGAGGTCAAGGTGCAGATCGTGCACGCCGCGGTCGGTGGCATCAGCGAGTCGGACGTCAACCTGGCCATCGCCTCCAAGGCCATCGTCATCGGCTTCAACACCCGTGCCGACGCCGGTGCGCGCAAGCTGGCCGAGCACAATGGTGTGGACCTTCGTTACTACAACATCATCTACGACGCCGTGGATGAGGTGAAGGCAGCGATGGGCGGCATGCTGGCGCCGGAGCAGCGCGAGGAAGCCCTGGGCACGGCCGAGATCCGCGTGGTCTTCGTGGCCTCCAAGATCGGCACGGTGGCCGGTTCCATGGTTACCTCGGGTCTGGTGCGTCGCAACGCCAAGTTCCGCCTGCTGCGCGACAACATCGTGATCTACACCGGCGAGGTCGAATCGGTCCGCCGCGAGAAGGACGATGTGAAGGAAGTCAAGGAAGGCTTCGAGTGCGGTATCAAGCTGAAGAACTACAGCGATATCAAGGAAGGCGACCAGCTCGAGTTCTTCGAGATCAAGGAAGTGGCCCGGACTCTTTGA
- the nusA gene encoding transcription termination factor NusA: MNRELLMLVDAISREKSVERDVVFGAVEAALASATKKLYGGEVDIRVAIDRDTGEYETFRRWHVVPNEAGLQNADAEILLFEAQEQIADIEVDDHIEESVESVPIGRIGAQAAKQVILQKIRDAEREQLLNDFLSRGEKIFMGTVKRLDKGDIIAESGRIEGRLKRNELIPKENLRTGDRVRAVILGVDPTQRGPQIMLSRSSPEFMKELFAQEVPEIEQGLLEIKSCARDSGSRAKIAVLSHDKRVDPIGTCVGVRGSRVNAVTNELAGERVDIVLWSEDPAQFVIGALAPANVQSIVVDEERHAMDVVVDEENLAIAIGRGGQNVRLASELTGWRINIMSAEESAAKQEQETEVVRKLFVEKLDVDAEVADILIAEGFTSLEEVAYVPMQEMLEIEAFDEDTVNELRTRAKDALLTMEIAREEKVEEVSQDLRDLEGMTPELVAKLADGDIHTRDDLADLAVDELVELAGLEEAAARALIMKAREHWFNA; this comes from the coding sequence ATGAACCGCGAACTGTTGATGCTGGTGGACGCGATTTCGCGCGAGAAGAGCGTGGAGCGCGATGTCGTGTTCGGTGCGGTGGAAGCCGCGCTGGCCTCGGCCACCAAGAAGTTGTATGGCGGGGAGGTCGACATCCGCGTGGCGATTGATCGCGACACCGGCGAGTACGAGACCTTCCGTCGCTGGCATGTGGTGCCCAACGAGGCTGGTCTGCAGAACGCCGACGCCGAGATCCTGCTCTTCGAAGCCCAGGAGCAGATCGCCGACATCGAGGTGGATGACCACATCGAGGAATCGGTGGAGTCCGTGCCCATCGGCCGTATCGGCGCCCAGGCCGCCAAGCAGGTAATCCTGCAGAAGATCCGCGACGCCGAGCGCGAGCAGCTGCTCAATGACTTCCTCTCGCGTGGCGAGAAGATCTTCATGGGCACGGTCAAGCGTCTGGACAAGGGCGACATCATTGCCGAGTCCGGCCGCATCGAAGGCCGCCTCAAGCGCAACGAGCTGATCCCCAAGGAAAACCTGCGCACCGGCGACCGCGTGCGTGCCGTGATCCTGGGCGTGGACCCCACCCAGCGTGGCCCGCAGATCATGCTCTCGCGCTCCAGCCCCGAGTTCATGAAGGAACTGTTCGCGCAGGAAGTGCCCGAGATCGAGCAGGGCCTGCTGGAGATCAAGAGCTGCGCTCGCGATTCCGGCAGCCGTGCCAAGATCGCCGTGCTCTCGCACGACAAGCGTGTCGACCCGATCGGCACCTGCGTCGGCGTGCGCGGCTCGCGTGTCAACGCTGTGACCAATGAACTGGCCGGCGAGCGCGTGGACATCGTGCTGTGGTCGGAAGATCCGGCCCAGTTCGTGATCGGCGCCCTGGCGCCGGCGAATGTGCAGTCCATCGTGGTGGACGAAGAACGGCACGCCATGGACGTGGTGGTGGACGAGGAAAACCTCGCCATCGCCATCGGCCGCGGCGGCCAGAATGTGCGCCTTGCCTCCGAGCTCACCGGCTGGCGCATCAACATCATGTCGGCCGAGGAATCGGCCGCGAAGCAGGAGCAGGAAACCGAAGTCGTTCGCAAGCTTTTCGTTGAAAAGCTGGACGTGGACGCCGAGGTGGCCGACATCCTGATCGCCGAAGGATTCACCAGCCTGGAAGAAGTGGCCTACGTGCCGATGCAGGAAATGCTGGAGATCGAGGCCTTCGACGAGGACACGGTCAATGAGCTGCGCACCCGGGCCAAGGATGCGCTGTTGACCATGGAAATCGCCCGCGAAGAAAAGGTCGAAGAGGTGTCGCAGGATCTGCGTGACCTCGAGGGCATGACGCCGGAGCTTGTGGCCAAGCTCGCCGACGGCGACATTCATACCCGTGACGACCTGGCCGACCTGGCCGTCGACGAGCTCGTGGAGCTCGCCGGCCTGGAAGAAGCCGCAGCGCGCGCCCTGATCATGAAGGCCCGCGAGCACTGGTTCAACGCCTGA
- the rimP gene encoding ribosome maturation factor RimP: MQRSVRRRWWADSSSPFFLLDLFLTFLSSESEETPRMSWQAAVEKTVIGLGYDLVDCERSAGGLLRVYIDKLAEQARAGEVITVDDCEKVTRQLQYVLEVENADYQRLEVSSPGLDRPLKKAADFARFTGEQVEITLKLAFQGRKRYSGELQALEAAEGEAAGWRLVFNDGKQDQALDFSLDEVRSAKLAPAIDFKGRKSKPAAGESQDKTNKADSKKASSKKKKQSNAKARQQPDDDVSPAAAGKDDKVDGGLDQ, encoded by the coding sequence ATGCAGCGATCAGTGCGGCGAAGATGGTGGGCGGATTCATCCAGCCCATTTTTTTTGCTCGATCTTTTTTTGACCTTTTTGAGCTCGGAATCCGAAGAAACACCCCGCATGAGTTGGCAAGCCGCTGTTGAGAAGACCGTGATCGGCCTGGGCTATGACCTGGTGGACTGCGAGCGCAGTGCCGGTGGCCTGCTGCGCGTCTATATCGACAAGCTGGCGGAGCAGGCCCGTGCCGGCGAGGTGATCACGGTGGATGACTGCGAAAAGGTGACCCGCCAGCTGCAATATGTGCTGGAAGTGGAAAACGCCGACTATCAGCGCCTGGAGGTTTCCTCTCCCGGGCTGGATCGCCCCCTGAAGAAGGCCGCCGATTTCGCGCGCTTCACGGGCGAGCAGGTTGAAATTACCCTCAAGCTGGCCTTCCAGGGGCGCAAGCGCTACAGCGGCGAGCTGCAGGCGCTGGAGGCTGCCGAGGGTGAGGCCGCGGGCTGGCGCCTCGTGTTCAACGACGGCAAGCAGGATCAGGCGCTGGATTTCAGCCTGGACGAGGTGCGCAGCGCCAAGCTCGCACCCGCGATCGATTTCAAGGGTCGCAAGAGCAAGCCCGCTGCGGGCGAATCCCAGGACAAGACGAACAAGGCCGACAGCAAGAAGGCTTCCTCGAAAAAGAAGAAGCAGAGCAATGCCAAGGCCAGGCAGCAGCCGGACGACGATGTGTCGCCCGCTGCCGCCGGCAAGGATGACAAGGTTGACGGAGGTCTCGATCAATGA